One genomic region from Pseudomonas sp. R5-89-07 encodes:
- a CDS encoding formylglycine-generating enzyme family protein — MTPFRLNPLPALALTALCSALLPGLAQAAATQPGKVFKDCKDCPEMVVLPAGTFTMGTPEDEVGREPDEGPMHEVTFAKPFAMSRFQITAGEWDSYVRQTGVTIANGDDRPGRECIASKPRYPQGPRQPAVCMDMDDIKRYVSWLSKKTGQNYHMVSEAQREYAARAGTRGPFPFPFDEGKGYSIAEHANTYGPADGYSYSSPVGSYPPNAFGLYDMHGNVYERVADCEHPNYIGAPTEGSAWVEPNCEAYQIRGNDWGEAPVFSRSGNRNNIYPQTRGDWIGFRVVRDL, encoded by the coding sequence ATGACGCCATTTCGACTCAACCCCCTGCCCGCCCTGGCGCTGACCGCGCTGTGCAGCGCCCTGCTCCCCGGCCTGGCCCAGGCGGCCGCGACGCAACCGGGCAAAGTCTTCAAGGACTGCAAGGATTGCCCGGAAATGGTGGTGCTGCCCGCCGGTACGTTCACCATGGGCACCCCGGAAGACGAAGTCGGCCGCGAGCCCGACGAAGGCCCGATGCATGAAGTCACCTTTGCCAAGCCCTTCGCCATGAGCCGCTTCCAGATCACCGCCGGCGAGTGGGACAGCTACGTGCGCCAGACCGGCGTCACCATCGCCAACGGCGATGACCGCCCCGGCCGCGAATGCATCGCCAGCAAGCCACGCTACCCCCAGGGGCCACGCCAGCCAGCCGTGTGCATGGACATGGACGACATCAAGCGCTACGTGAGCTGGCTGTCGAAGAAGACCGGGCAGAACTACCACATGGTCAGCGAGGCCCAACGTGAATACGCGGCCCGCGCCGGCACCCGCGGGCCGTTCCCCTTCCCGTTCGACGAAGGCAAGGGCTACAGCATTGCCGAACACGCCAACACCTACGGCCCGGCGGACGGCTACAGCTATTCGTCGCCGGTGGGCAGCTACCCGCCGAACGCCTTTGGCTTGTATGACATGCATGGCAACGTGTACGAGCGGGTTGCCGATTGCGAGCACCCGAACTACATCGGCGCGCCGACCGAAGGCAGCGCCTGGGTGGAGCCCAACTGTGAGGCCTACCAGATTCGTGGCAATGACTGGGGCGAGGCGCCGGTATTTTCCCGCTCAGGCAACCGCAACAACATCTACCCGCAGACGCGGGGTGACTGGATTGGCTTCCGGGTAGTGCGCGATCTCTGA